In one window of Lemur catta isolate mLemCat1 chromosome 25, mLemCat1.pri, whole genome shotgun sequence DNA:
- the FAM89A gene encoding protein FAM89A yields MSGARAAPGAAGEGAARGLRVDGLPPLPKSLSGLLHSASGGGAAGGWRHLERLYAQKSRIQDELSRGGPGSGGGRAAAGPAKPPNLDAALALLRKEMVGLRQLDMSLLCQLYSLYESIQEYKGACQAASSPDCTYALENGFFDEDEEYFQEQSSLHDGRDPPRDLSLPVSPLSSSDWILESI; encoded by the exons ATGAGTGGGGCGCGGGCGGCGCCGGGGGCAGCGGGCGAGGGCGCGGCCCGGGGGCTGCGGGTGGACGGGCTGCCCCCGCTGCCCAAGAGCCTGAGCGGGCTGTTGCACTCGGCGtcgggcggcggcgcggcggggGGCTGGCGGCACCTGGAGCGGCTGTACGCGCAGAAGTCGCGCATCCAGGACGAGCTGAGCCGCGGGGGCCCGGGCAGCGGCGGGGGCCGGGCTGCGGCGGGGCCCGCCAAGCCCCCCAACCTGGACGCCGCCCTGGCGCTGCTCCGCAAGGAGATG GTCGGCCTCCGCCAGCTGGACATGTCCCTGCTCTGCCAACTGTACAGCCTCTACGAGTCGATTCAGGAGTACAAGGGCGCGTGCCAGGCGGCCTCCAGCCCGGACTGCACCTACGCTCTGGAGAATGGCTTCTTTGACGAGGACGAGGAGTATTTCCAGGAGCAGAGCTCCCTCCACGATGGCAGGGACCCTCCTCGGGACTTGTCACTGCCTGTCTCCCCGCTCTCCAGCAGCGACTGGATTCTGGAGTCCATCTAG